One genomic segment of Aliarcobacter cibarius includes these proteins:
- a CDS encoding arsenate reductase ArsC, with protein MGKKVLILCTGNSCRSIIAEALINAKLDGISADSSGVRASGRVNPNAKKLLEDKGIWKEEYHSKTIDKVIDNEYDLVVTVCDHANETCPMFPKAVKVIHVGFEDPDGKDFETFEATYNKIEKILLPKVVKALK; from the coding sequence ATGGGCAAAAAAGTTTTGATTTTATGCACAGGAAATTCTTGTAGAAGTATTATTGCTGAAGCACTTATAAATGCAAAGTTAGATGGAATTAGTGCAGATAGCTCTGGAGTAAGAGCTAGTGGAAGAGTAAATCCAAATGCTAAAAAGCTTTTAGAAGATAAAGGTATTTGGAAAGAAGAGTATCATTCTAAAACTATTGATAAAGTAATAGATAATGAGTATGATTTAGTAGTTACAGTTTGTGACCATGCAAACGAGACTTGTCCAATGTTTCCCAAAGCAGTAAAAGTAATTCATGTTGGATTTGAAGATCCTGATGGAAAAGATTTTGAAACATTTGAAGCTACATATAATAAGATAGAAAAAATTTTACTTCCAAAAGTTGTTAAGGCTTTAAAATAA
- a CDS encoding gamma-glutamylcyclotransferase family protein, with amino-acid sequence MKESLFVYGTLMPNCPNAFVLENIVGKFVKARVKGKLIDAGWSASMGYPGIRLDAGNDTIHGFLFYSDNLINHWDNLDKFEGEEFERKEVVVERFDEMEVQTYIYVLKDEIVLMHDENR; translated from the coding sequence TTGAAAGAATCTTTATTTGTGTATGGTACTTTGATGCCAAATTGTCCAAATGCTTTTGTTTTAGAAAATATTGTTGGAAAATTTGTAAAAGCTAGAGTAAAAGGTAAATTAATAGATGCTGGATGGAGTGCTAGTATGGGATATCCAGGAATTAGATTAGATGCAGGAAATGATACTATTCATGGATTTTTATTTTATTCAGACAATTTGATTAATCACTGGGATAATCTTGATAAATTTGAAGGTGAAGAGTTTGAAAGAAAAGAAGTTGTTGTAGAAAGATTTGATGAGATGGAAGTTCAAACTTATATTTATGTGTTAAAAGATGAAATAGTTTTAATGCATGATGAAAATAGATAA
- the tkt gene encoding transketolase, with the protein MSKQLLQKQADTIRFLAADMVQRANSGHPGAPMGMADIATVLSKHLNINPADEKWINRDRLVFSGGHATGLVYSLLHLWGFDVSINDLKNFRQLNSKTPGHPEYGHTHGIEITTGPLGQGIANAVGFAMAGKYAQNILGKDVINHKVYCLCGDGDLQEGISYEATATAGHLKLDNLVIIYDSNNITIEGDTSIAWSENVKKRFQAIDFEVIEIDGHNFEQIDKALVSAKSSTQPVLIIAKTVIAKGAVEMEGSHHSHGAPLGVEEIKQAKIKAGFNPNEEFFVAADVKGAFDKLIVGSTAQNEWTESLSSEVKQRIEELKNPDFDKIIYPTFEADTSVATRDSNHKILNAIATAIPGFLGGSADLAPSNKTELKGMGDFPNGRNIHFGIKEHAMAAITNAMNLYGLFRVYSATFFVFSDYLKPSARIAALANIPQHFIWTHDSIGVGEDGPTHQPIEHLSQFRALPNFYTFRPADATENVDSWKVALKMKAPTAFVCSRQGLKVLKDEKAYGDVSNGGYLLKQRENANITIMASGSEVMLALQTACALEKEGIIANIVSVPCFDLLVEQSEDYINKIVDPKTKVYAVEASRALEYYKFADVVFGMDTFGASGPADKLFEEFGFTIDKLKEKIVADFKK; encoded by the coding sequence ATGTCAAAACAATTATTACAAAAACAAGCAGATACAATCAGATTTTTAGCTGCTGATATGGTACAAAGAGCAAATTCAGGGCATCCAGGAGCACCTATGGGAATGGCTGATATTGCAACAGTGTTAAGTAAACATTTAAATATAAATCCAGCAGATGAAAAATGGATAAATAGAGATAGATTAGTATTCTCTGGGGGTCATGCAACGGGACTTGTATATTCACTATTACATTTATGGGGATTTGATGTTTCTATAAATGACTTAAAAAATTTTAGACAATTAAATTCAAAAACTCCAGGACATCCAGAATATGGACATACTCATGGAATTGAGATTACAACTGGGCCTTTAGGTCAAGGAATTGCAAATGCAGTTGGATTTGCAATGGCAGGAAAATATGCTCAAAATATTCTTGGAAAAGATGTAATAAATCATAAAGTTTATTGTTTATGTGGGGATGGAGATTTACAAGAAGGAATTTCTTATGAAGCAACTGCAACAGCAGGACATTTAAAACTTGATAATCTTGTAATAATTTATGATTCAAATAATATTACTATTGAAGGTGATACAAGTATTGCTTGGAGTGAAAATGTTAAAAAAAGATTCCAAGCTATTGATTTTGAAGTAATTGAAATAGATGGACACAATTTTGAACAAATTGATAAAGCTTTAGTATCTGCAAAATCTTCAACTCAACCTGTTTTAATTATTGCAAAAACAGTTATTGCAAAAGGTGCAGTTGAAATGGAAGGAAGTCATCATTCACATGGAGCACCTCTTGGAGTTGAAGAGATAAAACAAGCAAAAATCAAAGCTGGATTTAATCCTAATGAAGAATTTTTTGTTGCTGCTGATGTAAAAGGTGCCTTTGATAAATTAATAGTTGGTTCAACTGCTCAAAATGAGTGGACTGAATCTTTAAGTTCTGAAGTAAAACAAAGAATAGAAGAATTAAAAAATCCAGATTTTGACAAAATAATATATCCTACTTTTGAAGCAGATACAAGTGTTGCTACAAGAGATTCAAACCATAAAATACTAAATGCAATTGCAACAGCAATTCCAGGATTCTTGGGTGGAAGTGCAGATTTAGCACCATCAAATAAAACTGAGTTAAAAGGAATGGGTGATTTCCCAAATGGAAGAAATATTCACTTTGGAATAAAAGAACATGCTATGGCAGCTATTACAAATGCGATGAATTTATATGGATTATTTAGAGTTTATAGCGCAACATTTTTTGTATTTAGTGATTATTTAAAACCAAGTGCAAGAATTGCAGCTTTAGCAAATATTCCACAACATTTTATTTGGACACATGATTCTATTGGAGTTGGAGAAGATGGACCAACTCACCAACCAATTGAACATTTATCTCAATTTAGAGCGCTACCAAATTTCTATACTTTTAGACCAGCAGATGCTACTGAAAATGTTGATTCATGGAAAGTTGCTTTAAAAATGAAGGCTCCAACAGCATTTGTTTGTTCAAGACAAGGTTTAAAAGTTTTAAAAGATGAGAAAGCCTATGGAGATGTTTCAAATGGTGGTTACTTATTAAAACAAAGAGAAAATGCAAATATTACAATAATGGCAAGTGGTAGTGAAGTAATGCTTGCTCTTCAAACAGCTTGTGCTTTAGAAAAAGAAGGAATTATTGCAAATATAGTTTCTGTTCCTTGTTTTGATTTATTAGTTGAACAAAGTGAAGATTATATCAATAAAATTGTTGATCCAAAAACAAAAGTTTATGCAGTTGAGGCTTCAAGAGCTTTAGAATACTATAAATTTGCAGATGTTGTATTTGGAATGGATACATTTGGTGCAAGCGGACCTGCTGATAAATTATTTGAGGAATTTGGATTTACTATAGATAAATTAAAAGAAAAAATAGTAGCTGATTTCAAAAAATAA
- a CDS encoding MFS transporter gives MQNDAKKIWITIIAASLILAITMGVRQSLGLFVEPIDNSTSLDIVSISFALAIGQLVWGFIQPLFGAVADKRGSFGVLVLGAIVMSLGLVLVPFANTDFTLMLTLGILCSAGAAAGSFSILIGATAKNLPANKRSFASGFINAGGSFGQFIFAPITQVVINGLGWIWAMITLALSTLLTIPLAKTLTSQNKKEQIKIDNPEDELKLKNQIYIALKDKSYICLHLGFFTCGFHVAFLSTHLPGEVALCGHSASVSAFSLALIGFFNIFGSLYAGYLGTKYKMKYILTVMYASRALMIIAYMLAPKTELTFYIFAISLGFTWLATVPPTAGIVAKLFGTKYLGTLFGLTLLSHQTGGFLGAFLGGLNMNHTGDFTWMWYLDIVLAIFAALINLPIKEEK, from the coding sequence ATGCAAAATGATGCAAAAAAAATTTGGATAACTATAATTGCTGCTTCTTTAATTTTAGCAATTACTATGGGTGTACGACAAAGTTTAGGACTTTTTGTAGAACCTATAGATAATTCAACTTCTCTTGATATTGTATCTATCAGTTTTGCATTGGCAATTGGTCAACTAGTTTGGGGATTTATTCAACCTCTTTTTGGAGCAGTTGCTGATAAAAGAGGATCTTTTGGAGTTCTAGTTTTAGGTGCTATTGTAATGTCTTTAGGTCTTGTTCTTGTACCTTTTGCAAACACTGATTTCACTTTGATGCTAACTCTTGGAATTTTATGTTCAGCTGGTGCTGCTGCTGGAAGTTTTTCTATTTTAATTGGAGCAACTGCAAAAAATTTACCTGCAAATAAAAGATCTTTTGCAAGTGGTTTTATAAATGCAGGTGGTTCATTTGGTCAATTTATTTTTGCTCCAATTACACAAGTAGTAATAAATGGTTTAGGTTGGATTTGGGCTATGATTACTCTTGCGCTTTCAACTCTTCTTACTATTCCCCTTGCAAAAACATTAACTTCACAAAACAAAAAAGAACAAATAAAAATAGATAATCCTGAAGATGAATTAAAATTAAAAAATCAAATATATATTGCACTAAAAGACAAAAGCTATATTTGTCTACATTTAGGATTTTTTACTTGTGGCTTTCATGTTGCTTTTTTATCTACGCATCTTCCAGGGGAAGTTGCACTTTGTGGACATAGCGCTAGTGTTTCAGCATTTTCTTTAGCCTTGATTGGTTTTTTTAATATTTTTGGAAGTTTATATGCAGGATATTTAGGAACTAAATATAAAATGAAGTACATTTTAACTGTAATGTATGCAAGTAGAGCTTTAATGATAATTGCTTATATGTTAGCTCCAAAAACTGAACTTACATTTTATATTTTTGCAATATCTTTAGGATTTACTTGGCTTGCAACGGTTCCTCCAACAGCTGGAATAGTAGCTAAACTTTTTGGTACAAAATATCTAGGTACTCTTTTTGGATTAACACTTTTAAGCCATCAAACTGGTGGATTTTTAGGAGCATTTTTAGGTGGTTTAAATATGAATCATACAGGTGATTTTACTTGGATGTGGTACTTAGATATTGTATTAGCTATTTTTGCAGCACTTATAAATTTACCAATAAAAGAAGAAAAATAG
- a CDS encoding IS1634 family transposase, translating to MFIRKKRNASGSVSVQIIEKIGRNNKIVQTIGSSKDIDEIEVLYQEGLKLIPQLTKQPLLDLFPNDNSENIIDIFVKNLSTNSIVCIGPELIIARLFDYIGFSNIVDDELLKHLVITRLINPGSKLKVIEYLKRYRNIDMDIMKIYRFMDKFHLKYKEEIEEVAFNHTKKILGKITVLFYDVTTLYFESEDEDDLRRIGFSKDGKFQSPQIMLGLLVGEQGYPIGYDIYEGNSYEGNTFIPILQKFEKKFNLQKPIVIADSGLLSKNNIEQLKAHNYKYILGARIKNENHITKSKILSLNLDENNAIATVAKSDDILVLSYTDKRAKKDKYNREKGLARLEKRVKSGKLTKDQINSRGYNKYLHLENEIEVTIDYDKFNEDALWDGLKGYITNTTLSPNEVIENYSNLWQIERAFRISKTDLKIRPIHHYLKHRIEAHISISFIAYTVYKELERIIKLHDKNLSVQIALEEIKTIYGLEYTNPLTHKKKFEVLKLNEIQLKIQNIIEIELGCLE from the coding sequence ATGTTTATTCGTAAAAAAAGAAATGCAAGTGGTAGTGTAAGTGTTCAAATAATAGAAAAAATTGGAAGAAACAATAAAATAGTGCAAACTATTGGTTCATCTAAAGATATTGATGAAATTGAAGTTTTATATCAAGAGGGATTAAAACTTATTCCACAACTAACTAAACAACCTTTATTAGATTTATTTCCAAATGATAATAGTGAAAATATAATAGATATCTTTGTTAAAAACTTATCAACAAATAGTATTGTTTGTATTGGTCCTGAATTAATTATCGCAAGATTATTTGATTATATAGGATTCAGTAATATCGTAGATGATGAACTTTTAAAACATCTTGTAATAACAAGATTAATAAATCCAGGAAGTAAATTAAAAGTTATTGAGTATCTAAAACGTTATAGAAATATAGATATGGATATTATGAAAATTTATAGATTTATGGATAAATTTCATTTAAAATACAAAGAAGAGATTGAAGAAGTTGCATTTAATCACACAAAAAAAATATTAGGTAAAATTACTGTTTTATTTTACGATGTTACAACACTTTACTTTGAAAGTGAAGATGAGGATGATTTAAGAAGAATTGGATTTAGTAAAGATGGTAAATTTCAATCTCCACAAATAATGCTTGGACTGTTAGTTGGAGAACAAGGTTATCCAATAGGTTATGATATTTATGAGGGGAATAGCTATGAAGGAAATACCTTTATACCAATACTTCAAAAATTTGAAAAGAAATTTAATTTACAAAAACCAATTGTAATAGCTGATTCTGGATTATTATCTAAAAACAATATAGAACAATTAAAAGCTCATAACTATAAATATATCTTAGGTGCTAGAATTAAAAATGAAAATCATATTACAAAAAGTAAAATATTATCTTTAAATCTTGATGAAAATAATGCTATTGCAACAGTTGCAAAAAGTGATGATATACTTGTATTGTCGTATACAGATAAAAGAGCAAAAAAAGATAAATATAATAGAGAAAAAGGATTAGCAAGATTAGAAAAAAGAGTTAAATCAGGAAAACTTACAAAAGATCAAATCAATAGTAGAGGATATAATAAATATCTACATTTAGAAAATGAAATAGAAGTTACAATTGATTATGATAAATTTAATGAAGATGCTCTTTGGGATGGATTAAAAGGTTATATCACAAATACAACACTTAGTCCAAATGAAGTAATTGAAAACTACTCAAATCTTTGGCAAATAGAAAGAGCATTTAGAATTTCCAAAACTGATTTAAAAATAAGACCAATCCATCATTATTTAAAACATAGAATTGAAGCTCATATTTCAATATCATTTATTGCATATACAGTTTATAAAGAACTTGAAAGGATTATTAAACTTCATGATAAAAACTTATCGGTTCAAATAGCACTCGAAGAGATAAAAACAATCTATGGGTTAGAATATACAAATCCACTTACACATAAGAAAAAATTTGAAGTGTTGAAACTCAATGAAATACAACTAAAAATCCAAAATATTATTGAAATTGAACTTGGGTGCCTCGAATGA
- a CDS encoding sensor histidine kinase, translating into MRQTKIDDFLELERRIKEEVEKSREKDKILFQQAKLASLGEMLGNISHQWRQPLMEINSIFLPIEGKIILGKKVDNNEILQAIEKLNSITKFMSDTIDDFRDFFSNDKEKIRFNILEQINSVVNIVSAGLKAHSIKLDIILKKNPELFGYKNEFSQVLINLINNAKDELISRKIEDPYIKITIFEEKNNIVVTIEDNAGGIKVSPIETIFEPFFTYQKHNGSGIGLFMSKLIIEKNMEGKLKASNKDDGAFFEIIIPKN; encoded by the coding sequence ATGAGACAAACTAAGATTGATGATTTTTTAGAGCTAGAAAGAAGAATAAAAGAAGAAGTTGAAAAAAGTAGAGAAAAAGATAAGATATTATTTCAACAAGCTAAATTAGCTTCACTTGGTGAAATGTTAGGAAATATATCACATCAGTGGAGACAACCACTAATGGAGATAAATTCAATTTTTTTACCAATTGAGGGTAAGATTATTCTGGGAAAAAAAGTAGATAATAACGAAATTCTACAAGCTATTGAGAAGTTAAATAGTATTACAAAATTTATGTCAGATACTATAGATGACTTTAGAGACTTTTTTTCAAATGATAAAGAAAAAATTAGATTTAATATTTTAGAACAAATTAATTCAGTTGTTAATATAGTAAGTGCGGGATTAAAAGCACATAGTATTAAATTAGATATCATTCTTAAAAAGAATCCAGAATTATTTGGATACAAAAATGAGTTTTCTCAGGTTTTAATAAATCTTATAAATAATGCAAAAGATGAGTTGATTTCTAGAAAAATTGAAGATCCTTATATTAAAATAACAATTTTTGAAGAAAAAAATAACATTGTTGTAACGATAGAAGATAATGCAGGTGGGATAAAAGTAAGTCCAATTGAGACAATATTTGAGCCATTTTTTACATATCAAAAACATAATGGATCAGGTATTGGTCTTTTTATGTCAAAACTTATTATAGAGAAAAATATGGAAGGAAAATTAAAAGCATCAAATAAAGATGATGGTGCTTTTTTTGAAATAATCATTCCAAAAAATTAA